Below is a genomic region from Phycisphaerae bacterium.
GCCGGCGGCGACTCCGTCTGAAGTAAGTTGAAGTTTCAGTAGCTCTAATTCGGCTCGCCGCAATCTAGGGCGGACGCCGGTGGGCGTCAACGGTTGTGACGATGCGCCCGGCTCCTTAGCATGCAGCCACGGATGAGCGTCGAACTCTATTCAACCACCAAGGCTGCGATTCCGTGGCGGACGTTTGCCGGGGCGATACTGCTACTCGCTGCGACGACCCTTCTGGCACTGCAACTATCGCTCTCTCGCAGGGCTGATCCCCTCAGCTTCGCCATATCGCCTCCCGGATGGAATGCGTCTTTTCGGGTGCCCCGAGGTTTTGAACACACCGCCCCGTTTCGCACGACATCGGCGGAGATCATTCGCTTCACGCGGCCGTTCGAAGGCAGCGGGGAGGCCAATCTTCTCGTATGGAAGATTCTCGAAGATCCGCCCCTGTCACCCCGGGATACCGCACGGCAAATTATCCTGTTTAACTCCGTCATGCAGGGCGGATTAACGGGCTCGAAGGAGATGATCGAAGCCGAACGCCCGATTGGTTCCGCGGGGGGCATCGAACTGCTCGGCGGCGCCGGAAGAACAGTCGTGCGGGTGGCGAATCTTCGGAATGGCGGTGGTTTCGCCGTTTCCCTTGCGGTGGACCAGGGCCCGATTCCCGACGAACTCTACGACCTCTTCGACGAACTCTGTCGGTCCTTCGAGTTTTCACAGGGAACCAATCGGCAGGGGAGAATCCTCAATTCGCAAAACCGGTAGTTTCCTGTTTCCCACCCGGATTCGTCCTGCTATTCTTGCTCCACAAGGGAGGTTGGCCGATGCGCGGCGCCGGCCTCCTGATCGAGTCCCATCTGTTCCCTCGGCCGAGGAGCACACGACATGTCCTGCCGTTCCTGCTCGCGCCCGCGTGGCAGAGCTTTCACGCTCATCGAACTGCTCGTTGTGATCGGGATAGTCTTCCTCCTGCTCGCGGTATTGCTGCCCTCTTTGAACTTCGCCCGGGCCCGGCTGCGCGAGTTAATGTGCGCCAACAACCTTCGGCAGTGGGGAACTGCGACGACGTATTACCGGGAGGAGTTCGATGACTATCTGCCGGGCGAGGGAACTTACCTCCGACTGGACGACAAGACTTCCTGGTTCAACGTATTGCCACCGTATCTGGGTGCTCCTCGCTATGCGGATGTCGAGCGCAATGGGGAACTCATTGAAGAGTATCCCGATCTGCATGTATGGATCTGCCCCGCCAAGAATGCCAATAGCCCTTATTACAAATCATGGTCAGGGAAGAACCAATTTCACTATGGCATGAATATGGTGCTTGACGGCATGGAGAGCACGCTGACGCCGGACTTTCCCGATCGCGGCCCGGAGCATCCGATCTGGGCCCGAGATTACGCACGAGAACCCAATACCGTGTTCATGTTTGACATCTACGACAATCAGATGGCCGGCAAACAGGAAAACGTCGGGCACGACTACCACGGAACACTTGCCAATGTTCTCTTTCTGGACACCGGCGTGTCCAGCTTCCATGGCCCGGATTTCGTGGAGAAGGGCGACTTCGACAATCCCAGACCCATCTGGAACCACCCCCAGCTCTATTGGGGATACAGGCCCGGGGCGCGGTAGATCCGCTTGGTGCGGATTACATCGGCTCGCCGAAACTCGCCCCCGTCGCGCGGCAAGCACGGAGTACGGGGTCGTCGAGCGGGACGAGCCGCTGGCGATTGGCCACGTCGGCGATGGGGACGCTGGTGAGCTTGCCGCCCTGCATAGCCACCATGTGCTGGAAACTCCCCTCCATAGCCAACTCCATCGCCCGGAATCCATATTGCGTCGCCAGCACCCGATCGAAGGCCGTGGGCGTTCCGCCGCGCTGCACGTGACCCAGGATCGTCGCGCGACATTCCAGCCCGGTTCGCTCGGCGATCTGTGCGGCCAACACCATGCTCACGCCGCCGAGGCGGATGGGATCGGGCGATTCGCGAACGATGCGATCGACGACGACCTTCCCGCCGACGGGTTTGGCGCCTTCCGACACGACCACGAGCGTATAGGCCTTTCCGTGGCGGCTTCGCTCGATACATCGCTGGGTGACGGCCTCGAGTGAGAACTCGATTTCGGGGATGAGGATGACGTCGGCGCCGCCGGCCGCGGCGCTGTGCAGTGCCAGCCATCCGGCATTGCGGCCCATCGTCTCCACGAGCATGACCCGGCTGTGGCTCGCAGCCGTGGTGCGGATGCGATCGATGGCTTCGGTCGCGGTGGCGACGGCCGTGTCGAATCCGAAAGTAACGTCCGTATGCATCAGGTCGTTATCAATGGTCTTGGGCACGCCGACGACGCGAACGCCGCGATCCGCGAGCTTGGCCACCGATGACATGGTGCCGTCGCCGCCGATGCAGACGATGCAATCCAGCCCGGCGTTCTGGATGTTACGCACGGTCTGCTCTCGACGGTCCTCGCGAATGGGGTTGCCTTCGGCGTCTTTGCCCACGACGTGGCGTGAGGGATCGGCCGTGTTGCTCGCGCCGAGGATCGTGCCGCCGCGGTCGAGGATGTTGGACACGGATTCGAAGGTCAAAGGATGCATGCGGTTTTCGATGAGCCCGAGCAGTCCGTCCTCAACACCGACGACCTCGATTCCGAACCTGGTGATGGCGGTCTTGGTCACGGCGCGGATGACGGCGTTAAGGCCGGGGCAATCGCCGCCGCCGGTGAGTACGCCGATGCGTTTGATGTCCACAGCTGCAGGCATGGATCCTCCTTCCCGCGGCGCCGGGCGGTCCTGTAATCGAGCTCGAGCGCGGCATGCGCCCGATCTTGCATGCCGAGCCCGACGTGCTATAGTCGCCCGTTCGTATTAAGGGCGATTAGCTCAGTTGGCTAGA
It encodes:
- a CDS encoding type II secretion system protein, translated to MSCRSCSRPRGRAFTLIELLVVIGIVFLLLAVLLPSLNFARARLRELMCANNLRQWGTATTYYREEFDDYLPGEGTYLRLDDKTSWFNVLPPYLGAPRYADVERNGELIEEYPDLHVWICPAKNANSPYYKSWSGKNQFHYGMNMVLDGMESTLTPDFPDRGPEHPIWARDYAREPNTVFMFDIYDNQMAGKQENVGHDYHGTLANVLFLDTGVSSFHGPDFVEKGDFDNPRPIWNHPQLYWGYRPGAR
- a CDS encoding 6-phosphofructokinase, with the protein product MPAAVDIKRIGVLTGGGDCPGLNAVIRAVTKTAITRFGIEVVGVEDGLLGLIENRMHPLTFESVSNILDRGGTILGASNTADPSRHVVGKDAEGNPIREDRREQTVRNIQNAGLDCIVCIGGDGTMSSVAKLADRGVRVVGVPKTIDNDLMHTDVTFGFDTAVATATEAIDRIRTTAASHSRVMLVETMGRNAGWLALHSAAAGGADVILIPEIEFSLEAVTQRCIERSRHGKAYTLVVVSEGAKPVGGKVVVDRIVRESPDPIRLGGVSMVLAAQIAERTGLECRATILGHVQRGGTPTAFDRVLATQYGFRAMELAMEGSFQHMVAMQGGKLTSVPIADVANRQRLVPLDDPVLRACRATGASFGEPM